Genomic segment of Sphingopyxis lindanitolerans:
TTGTTGAACTCGCTTTGCACGGCGGCATCGGCATCGCGGATCGCTTGCGCGGCCTGTTCGGGGGTCTTGCCGATCGTGCCCGCGGCGCTTTCGGCAATTTGCGCGAAGGCGGTTGCGGCGCTGTCGCGCTGCGATGCGCGCTTCGCCAGCTCTTCGGCATCGGCCCCGCTGCTTTGCGCCGCGAGGGTGCTGTAAAGATTGGAAACCGATTTCAGCTTGGCCGAACAATCGGCGGCAAGGGCAAGGCCCTCCTCGCCGGACAGCGCGGCCGGAACGGCTTCGCCGGCGGCGCTCTCCTTTGCGCTGCCCTGATCGGCCTCGCCTTTGGAGGCCGAACAGGCGGTGAGCGTCGCGGCGGCGACCAGCGTGAGTGAAATAGACAATAGTCGCGGCATCGGACGAATTTCCTCCCCTGTTTCCGTCATCTTCTAACGGCAATCGGGGGGCCGTCTTGGGCCACGGCGCAACAGCGATTTGTGCGGAAGCGAAACCTCGCGGCGGCGCGCCGGAGGCTCGAATGGCTTCGTTTGCGGGCAATTCGCGCATTCGCCGCAGCCCAAGACAGATTTCGGCCCGGGCGGCATCGTCTTGCCGTCAGGACAGGAAAGTGACGATATGCGATTCGCTGGACCCTTTTCGCGGCCGGTGGCCGTTTTGCTGGGCGGCCTGCTCGCGGTGGCGGCACTCGCGCAGCCGGCGCCGCGCGGACAGGATCTTGCGGGGGCGCGAGCGCTGATCGATCGGATCTATGCGACCTATGCCCGCGACGCTGTTCCTGATCCCGATGGACTCTATACCGCCGAGTTGCGGCGATCGATCCGTCGGCAGAGCGACGGCGATCTCGGCCTGGGCTATGATCCTTTGTGCGCGTGCCAGGACACAGGCGATTTCACCTATCGCATCGCGTCGCTCGTCGAAAACAGGGGCAGCGCTACGGCGCGGGTCGATTTCGACAATTTCGGCGAGCGCCACGGCGTGACGCTTGTCCTCGTCCTTCGCGGCGGTCGCTGGCTGATCGGCGACGTCATCGACGACGGCGCGAGCCTGTTGAACGGTGGCTGAGCTACCCGATCATGGCGCGATGCCGGACGCCGGAGGGCGTTTCGCCATAGGCCTTGCGGAAACTGTTGGTGAAATAGCTGAGATCGCCGAAGCCACAGCCATAGGCGATTTCGGCAATCGTCCGCTTGGCAAGGTGCGGCATCGACAGACGGCGATAGGCCAGCGCCAGCCTCTCGCGCAGGACAAAGGCGGTGAAGGTCACACCGTCCGCCTCGAACAGCAACTGAACCGACCGCGCACTCAATCCGGCGGCGGCGGCGGCGGCCCCGATGCCCAGCTCGGACGAGACCAGATGCGCGAGCGTCCAGCGCTTGATCGCGTCCAGCCGCGCGGCTCGCAGACCCCGTCCTGACGCGAGTTCCGTCGCATCGCGGTCGGTGCCGACCGCCAGCGCCACCAGGTCGGCGATATGGATAGCAACGCGATGCGCGAGCCGCGCCGCGGGGTCGGCATCGTGAAGCGCGCGATAGCCGCCGAGATAGGATTTCAGCAGCCGCATCGCTTGATTGTCGGGCGGTATGCGCTGCATGAGCGCGGCCTCGGCGTTGGGCAGCAAGGGGCATAGTACCGACCGTTGCAGCTTTACCGACACATGCGGAAAGGCTTCATAGGTTTCGAAATCCATCCGATCCGCACAGGACAGGAGGGCGGCCGATCCATCGGCGGGCAGCTCGTTGCCCAATTGCAGAACCCCGCCCTTGGCAGGCGATGTGCTCCAGAGCAGCGTGAAATCATCGTCGCCGCGCGAGAGATCGTAGCTCGATGCGAGATGCGGGGAAACCCACGCATCGGTGATGGTCACGCCCGGCAAAAAACGGGTTTCGACCTCCATTTGCGGATCGTCGGTCTTGGGAATGAGATCGAGGTTCGCAATCGCGCGTCCGGCAACCTCGCGCACCACTTCCCGGCGTTGGGGCCGCGGTATCGCGGCAAGCGAGAATCGGAACGTGGTCGCATCATTCTCCATACGCGCGCTCCCCGTCGCCGAGCTAAGAGAATAGACCCAGATGTTATGGTTTCACGGAAAGCTATGGCCTGAATCCGGCCGCGTCAATCGCGCGCGGGTAAGCCATGGCAATCCAACGGCATTATCCGTTCATCGCCAGGCGATGCAACGAGATTGCGCCATAACTCCGGTCACATGACGGGACCAAGCAGCTAGCGCGGCTTCTCCAGCCACCAGCTTTGCCGCCAGCCATAGGCGCTGGTGATCGGATCACCCGCGCCGTTGGTCGCGGGCCGGAAGCGGAAGCGATCCTCGATCAGCCGGCAGGTTGTCGCATCGAGCGAAGCATCGCCGCTCGACCGAGCGACGCGGCAGCCGGTGACCCGCCCCGTCGGCTGGATGGTGAAGCGCACTTCGACCTCGCCGCCGATCTTTGCGCGCGCCGCATCCCGTGGATAGTCGCGGTCGTTGATCGTGCCGCTGCGCCACGCGGCCTTCGATCCGCCGCCGGTGCCGGTGCCCGATCCGCCCGCGCCGGTTCCGTTGCCGCCGCCCCCCCGCGCCCAATCCGGGGCCGGGATCGGGCGCCGCGCCCGCCGAAGCATCGCTGCCGATGCCGGGCTGCGGCGCGGCGGGGATCGGTGGCGGCGCGATCGGTGCGACCTTGGGTTTGGGCGCGGCGACGGGAGCCGCCCTGGCGCGCTTGTTCGCGGCCGAGGCCTTGCCGCTCGCCTTGTCGCTCTCCGCGGGTGCGGGCCGTTCCTTTTCTTGTGGAGGC
This window contains:
- a CDS encoding helix-turn-helix transcriptional regulator, which produces MENDATTFRFSLAAIPRPQRREVVREVAGRAIANLDLIPKTDDPQMEVETRFLPGVTITDAWVSPHLASSYDLSRGDDDFTLLWSTSPAKGGVLQLGNELPADGSAALLSCADRMDFETYEAFPHVSVKLQRSVLCPLLPNAEAALMQRIPPDNQAMRLLKSYLGGYRALHDADPAARLAHRVAIHIADLVALAVGTDRDATELASGRGLRAARLDAIKRWTLAHLVSSELGIGAAAAAAGLSARSVQLLFEADGVTFTAFVLRERLALAYRRLSMPHLAKRTIAEIAYGCGFGDLSYFTNSFRKAYGETPSGVRHRAMIG
- a CDS encoding energy transducer TonB; translated protein: MLRRARRPIPAPDWARGGGGNGTGAGGSGTGTGGGSKAAWRSGTINDRDYPRDAARAKIGGEVEVRFTIQPTGRVTGCRVARSSGDASLDATTCRLIEDRFRFRPATNGAGDPITSAYGWRQSWWLEKPR
- a CDS encoding DUF3828 domain-containing protein; translation: MAVLLGGLLAVAALAQPAPRGQDLAGARALIDRIYATYARDAVPDPDGLYTAELRRSIRRQSDGDLGLGYDPLCACQDTGDFTYRIASLVENRGSATARVDFDNFGERHGVTLVLVLRGGRWLIGDVIDDGASLLNGG